One Gossypium raimondii isolate GPD5lz chromosome 3, ASM2569854v1, whole genome shotgun sequence genomic window carries:
- the LOC105794559 gene encoding trans-Golgi network-localized SYP41-interacting protein 1 isoform X2 has product MSEINDSEDSGARNQSSTYQEAESIEISHVDSKEDMFMDASDELNNDNKEAVWSTDRDNNAISDEKPDAVPKQFDEVDNGAYNNEDNDNNHVVKEMERLRALLEQAAEEKGKLESKYKEEMETLSREIYVKDKEIEGLTAKLMSSVAETEKDVKNQQYEVALERISAALGSVIDQGDLLGDSGVEQIVLVEKSTLALIEKYNQFLSEVNQLRQCLTKAESDFGVQEFGTVFVAAHDELHELRRKEAQLVENIAFLEDENRKFFEQVESEKAMVEMLKSELEKTKTEVEQEKMRCANTKEKLSMAVTKGKALVQQRDALKQSLADKTSELEKCLAELQEKSSALEAAELHKEELVKNEVLVVSLQESLSEKTLIIEAFEHILSQIDVPEELQSVDIVGRARWLANERKELKSVSMDFYRLKDTICAIDLPENVSFPDLDSRLAWLKESFYHAKDDINMLQNEISRTKEAARDEVDHLSASLSTVQQEKHYIKEELDHLRNEYEEIVGKARQISLDKDHLSASLEAELVEKDYIKKELDNLSTEYENVVEKIHRLSSEKNQMISMLVEASGMMLADQEGVEEASYLPMLIDRCFRKIKDQPNASSETTFVEAQLFEKLQSLFYVRDLELTLCEEVLEEDLLVRSQLNGLSNQLKVTSEELFALKEEKDVLQKALEQSEEKSSLLREKLSMAVKKGKGLVQDRENLKLLLEEKNSEIEKLRLELQHEESTVANCRDQISTLSTDLERIPLLESDLAAMKEAFDHILSQIDVPEELQSMDIVGRAGWLAKERKELGNVSMDFCRLKDTICAIDLPENVSFPDLDSRLAWLKESFFQAKDDINMLQNEISRIKEAARDEIDHLSASLSTVQQEKHYIKDELDQLKNEYEEIVGMAHQISSNKDHLSASLATELVEKDYVRRELDNLSTEYENVVEKFHQLSSEKDQMISMLIEDSGMMMADQEGIEESSYLPMLIDRCFRKIKDQPNASSETTFVEAQLFEKLQSLFYVRDLELTLCEEVLEEDMLVRSQLNDLSDQMRVTSKELFVLKEEKDVLQKDLERSEEKSSLLREKLSMAVKKGKGLVQDRENLKLLLEEKNSEIEKLKLELQHEESTVANCRDQISTLSTDLERIPKLESDLAAMREGRDQLEKFLFESNSILQRLVESIGHIVIPADSTFQEPVEKLNFLSGYMDDCLTAKAQTEQDLLQVKEEAKNVAVKLAEAEANMKTLEDALAVAKNDLSQLAEEKRDVEFGKKNLEIELQKALEEAHSENSKFAEICEARKSLEEALSLAENKISFLISEQQEVQSSRAASETEMEKLREEGAIQSSRLTEAYNTINTLESALSQAEMTDASLTEHSNNSKVEITNLENELRKLKDETEIQARELAVAEITIKSLEDALVKAENEFSELQSEKRAADQEISTLNSKLTVCMEELAGSRGCSASKSIELIGHLNNLQMLAKDQSLLSTMKQCFDRNLEHLKDVDLALKNTREHLLDKRSEQLQDYPLMEDIALLAGCFSDDIDNNVNIGMENDYENAINGDDVSSCVIRVAEGFQLRNKIFADRFEGFSKFLDESIGSLLKKLHATEDEVKSMVENMESLKQNVKNLEMREQEKEKAMAILQDDVETLFSACRDAVGDLHFEVKSTLTEFNSLPGLENLNHGLHPGGEFVGRDMAQQDIGGNRYIQTAEKLLAATREVQSLVKFYETTNKAVATIVHNLQKDLEDTRRASEKAIEERDVCQSRVFKLESDVEALEESYREVTHKVDDYQAKEDIWKEKEAELLSLYNNMSMKEKEAKDPLLSATQLRTLLDKLSVIEIPLVESEDLEPHSSTEVKKLFSIINSFAELQNQINLLSYEKEELQSMLSQQSFEIEHLKEEIERHVRNKPELEVMKMELSEATFGLEKIIVGLGGKELIGNPISVGMRALLPVLEKQVNALLLEAESSKSRAQELGTKLLGSQNAVDELSTKVKLLEDSLQGRTIQAEVVQDRSIFEAPSASTGSEISEIEDAGSHVKKTVSPVPSAAHVRIMQKGSADHLALNIDSETDRLINSEETDEDKGRMFKPLNTTGLIPKQGKSIADRVDGIWVSGGRVLSSRPRVRLGLIAYCLLLHIWLLGTIV; this is encoded by the exons ATAATGATAATAAGGAAGCTGTATGGTCAACTGATCGGGATAACAATGCCATTTCAGATGAAAAGCCGGATGCGGTACCTAAACAGTTTGATGAAGTGGACAATGGTGCATACAATAACGAAGATAATGATAACAATCACGTTGTTAAAGAAATGGAACGATTGCGCGCTTTGCTGGAGCAAGCTGCTGAAGAAAAAGGGAAACTCGAATCCAAATACAAG GAAGAGATGGAGACACTTTCAAGGGAGATTTATGTGAAGGATAAAGAGATTGAAGGGCTGACTGCCAAACTTATGAGTTCAGTAGCAGAAACAGAGAAGGATGTTAAGAACCAGCAATATGAGGTTGCACTGGAGAGGATTTCGGCTGCACTTGGTTCAGTTATAGATCAAGGAGATCTGTTAGGTGATTCTGGGGTAGAGCAGATTGTCCTTGTTGAGAAAAGCACATTAGCATTAATTGAGAAGTATAACCAGTTTCTTTCAGAAGTTAATCAACTTAGGCAGTGTTTGACAAAGGCTGAGTCCGATTTTGGTGTGCAGGAGTTTGGGACCGTATTTGTTGCTGCCCATGATGAATTACATGAGTTGAGGAGGAAGGAAGCACAGCTGGTTGAAAACATAGCTTTTCTAGAAGAtgaaaataggaaattttttgaACAAGTTGAAAGTGAGAAAGCAATGGTGGAGATGCTAAAATCCGAGCTTGAAAAAACAAAGACAGAGGTTGAGCAGGAAAAGATGAGGTGTGCTAATACTAAGGAAAAGCTGAGTATGGCCGTGACAAAAGGGAAGGCATTGGTTCAGCAACGAGATGCCCTCAAGCAGTCTCTTGCTGATAAAACAAGTGAGCTTGAGAAATGTCTAGCTGAATTGCAAGAGAAGTCCAGTGCTTTAGAAGCTGCTGaattacacaaggaagagttggtgaaaaatgaagttttggttGTATCATTGCAAGAATCACTCTCTGAAAAGACCTTGATTATTGAGGCATTTGAACACATCCTATCCCAGATTGACGTACCTGAGGAACTCCAATCAGTGGATATTGTTGGACGAGCTAGATGGCTTGctaatgaaagaaaagaactGAAGAGTGTTTCGATGGACTTCTACAGATTGAAAGACACAATTTGTGCAATTGATTTACCTGAAAATGTCTCCTTTCCTGATTTAGATTCTCGCTTGGCTTGGCTTAAGGAGTCCTTTTACCATGCTAAAGATGACATAAATATGTTGCAAAATGAAATTTCCAGAACAAAGGAAGCTGCACGTGATGAGGTAGATCACTTGAGTGCTTCACTTTCGACTGTACAACAAGAGAAGCATTACATCAAAGAAGAGTTAGATCACCTCAGAAACGAATATGAGGAAATTGTTGGCAAGGCACGTCAAATATCATTGGACAAGGATCATTTAAGTGCTTCACTTGAAGCAGAACTAGTAGAGAAGGATTATATTAAAAAGGAGTTGGACAACCTCTCAACtgaatatgaaaatgtagtTGAGAAGATCCATCGACTTTCATCAGAGAAAAATCAGATGATCAGCATGCTTGTAGAGGCTTCTGGAATGATGTTGGCGGATCAAGAAGGGGTTGAAGAAGCTTCTTATCTACCCATGCTAATAGATAGGTGCTTTAGAAAGATAAAAGATCAACCGAATGCATCTTCAGAGACTACTTTCGTAGAAGCACAACTATTTGAAAAGCTTCAAAGTCTGTTCTATGTTAGGGATCTGGAGTTGACACTTTGTGAGGAAGTACTAGAAGAAGATTTGCTGGTGAGATCACAGCTAAATGGTCTCTCGAATCAGTTGAAAGTAACTTCTGAGGAACTTTTTGCACTGAAGGAGGAGAAAGATGTTCTGCAAAAAGCTCTTGAGCAATCAGAGGAGAAGTCTAGTCTGCTGAGGGAGAAGTTATCGATGGCAGTTAAGAAAGGAAAGGGCTTGGTTCAAGATCGGGAAAACTTGAAACTTCTTCTTGAGGAAAAGAACTCGGAAATTGAGAAGCTGAGGCTTGAGTTACAACATGAAGAATCTACAGTTGCTAACTGCAGGGATCAGATCAGCACTTTGTCTACTGATTTAGAGCGCATCCCACTGTTGGAGAGCGACCTTGCAGCTATGAAAGAGGCATTTGACCACATCCTATCCCAGATTGACGTACCTGAGGAACTCCAGTCAATGGATATTGTTGGACGAGCTGGATGGCTTgctaaagaaagaaaagagctGGGGAATGTTTCGATGGACTTCTGCAGATTGAAAGACACAATTTGTGCAATTGATTTACCTGAAAATGTCTCCTTTCCTGATTTAGATTCTCGCTTGGCTTGGCTTAAGGAGTCCTTTTTCCAGGCTAAGGATGACATAAATATGTTGCAAAATGAAATTTCCAGAATAAAAGAAGCTGCACGTGATGAGATAGATCACTTGAGTGCTTCACTTTCAACTGTACAACAAGAGAAGCATTACATCAAGGATGAGTTAGATCAACTCAAAAACGAATATGAGGAAATTGTTGGCATGGCACATCAAATATCATCGAACAAGGATCATTTAAGTGCTTCACTTGCAACAGAACTAGTAGAGAAGGATTATGTTAGAAGGGAGTTGGACAACCTCTCAACtgaatatgaaaatgtagtTGAGAAGTTCCATCAACTTTCATCAGAGAAAGATCAGATGATCAGCATGCTTATAGAGGATTCTGGAATGATGATGGCGGATCAAGAAGGGATTGAAGAATCTTCTTATCTACCCATGCTAATAGATAGGTGCTTTAGAAAGATAAAAGATCAACCGAATGCATCTTCAGAGACTACTTTCGTAGAAGCACAACTATTTGAAAAGCTTCAAAGTCTGTTCTATGTTAGGGATCTGGAGTTGACACTTTGTGAGGAAGTACTAGAAGAAGATATGCTGGTGAGGTCACAGCTAAATGATCTCTCGGATCAGATGAGAGTAACTTCTAAGGAACTTTTTGTGCTGAAGGAGGAGAAAGATGTTCTGCAAAAAGATCTTGAACGATCAGAGGAGAAGTCTAGTCTGCTGAGGGAGAAGTTATCGATGGCAGTTAAGAAAGGAAAGGGCTTGGTTCAAGATCGGGAAAACTTGAAACTTCTTCTCGAGGAAAAGAACTCAGAAATTGAGAAGCTGAAGCTTGAGTTACAACATGAAGAATCTACAGTTGCTAACTGCAGGGATCAGATCAGCACTTTGTCTACTGATTTAGAGCGCATCCCGAAGTTGGAGAGTGACCTTGCAGCTATGAGAGAGGGAAGGGATCAACTTGAGAAGTTCTTATTTGAGAGCAATAGCATATTGCAGAGACTAGTTGAATCAATTGGTCACATTGTCATTCCAGCTGATTCAACATTTCAAGAGCCTGTAGAGAAGCTGAACTTTCTTTCTGGGTATATGGATGATTGTCTGACTGCAAAGGCACAGACTGAACAAGACTTGCTGCAAGTAAAGGAAGAGGCTAAGAACGTAGCTGTCAAGTTAGCAGAGGCTGAAGCAAATATGAAAACACTTGAAGATGCATTGGCTGTTGCCAAGAATGATTTGTCTCAACTTGCTGAAGAGAAGAGGGACGTGgaatttggtaaaaaaaatttagaaatagaGTTGCAGAAAGCACTTGAAGAAGCTCATTCAGAAAATAGCAAGTTTGCTGAGATTTGTGAGGCTAGAAAGTCACTTGAAGAGGCATTGTCACTGgcagaaaataaaatttcatttcttatCAGTGAGCAACAGGAGGTTCAAAGTAGCAGAGCTGCTTCAGAGACGGAAATGGAGAAACTGAGAGAGGAAGGTGCTATTCAGTCTAGCAGACTCACAGAGGCATATAACACTATAAATACACTTGAAAGTGCACTTTCTCAGGCAGAGATGACTGATGCTTCATTAACTGAGCACAGTAACAATTCAAAAGTGGAAATAACCAACTTGGAGAATGAGCTGAGGAAACTAAAAGATGAAACTGAGATCCAGGCTAGGGAGCTCGCTGTTGCGGAAATTACCATAAAATCGCTTGAAGATGCATTGGTTAAGGCAGAAAATGAGTTTTCTGAACTTCAAAGTGAAAAGAGAGCCGCTGATCAGGAAATATCAACTCTTAATTCCAAACTGACCGTATGCATGGAAGAGTTGGCTGGAAGCAGAGGGTGCTCTGCAAGTAAATCCATAGAGTTGATCGGTCATCTTAACAATCTTCAAATGCTTGCCAAAGATCAAAGTCTGTTGTCAACGATGAAACAATGCTTTGATAGGAACTTGGAGCATCTAAAAGATGTGGATCTTGCCCTTAAGAACACAAGGGAGCATTTGTTGGACAAGAGGTCGGAACAGCTGCAAGATTATCCACTCATGGAG GATATTGCTCTTCTGGCAGGATGTTTCTCTGATGATATTGATAATAATGTGAACATTGGAATGGAGAATGATTATGAAAATGCAATCAATGGTGATGATGTTTCTTCATGTGTTATAAGGGTTGCAGAAGGGTTCCAGTTACGAAATAAAATCTTTGCTGATAGATTTGAAGGTTTTTCTAAATTCCTAGATGAGTCAATAGGTTCCTTGTTAAAAAAGTTACATGCCACAGAGGATGAGGTAAAAAGCATGGTTGAGAATATGGAATCCTTGAAGCAAAATGTTAAAAACCTGGAAATGCGTGAACAAGAAAAGGAGAAGGCTATGGCTATTTTACAGGATGATGTTGAAACTTTATTCTCTGCTTGTAGAGATGCAGTTGGAGACCTTCACTTCGAAGTCAAGAGCACTCTCACAGAATTTAATTCTCTTCCTGGACTTGAAAATTTGAACCATGGTTTGCACCCAGGAGGAGAATTTGTTGGACGAGATATGGCTCAGCAAGATATTGGTGGCAATAGATATATTCAGACAGCTGAGAAATTGTTGGCTGCTACTAGAGAAGTTCAAAGTTTGGTGAAGTTTTATGAAACCACTAACAAAGCAGTGGCCACAATTGTTCACAATTTGCAGAAAGATTTGGAAGATACCAGAAGAGCCTCAGAGAAAGCTATTGAAGAAAGAGATGTATGTCAAAGTAGGGTTTTCAAGTTGGAGAGTGATGTAGAAGCACTGGAAGAATCATACAGAGAAGTGACGCACAAGGTAGATGATTATCAAGCCAAAGAGGACATATGGAAGGAAAAAGAGGCAGAACTTTTGTCATTGTACAATAATATGTCgatgaaagaaaaag AAGCCAAGGACCCGCTTCTGTCAGCAACTCAATTAAGAACTTTATTGGACAAGCTAAGTGTGATCGAGATTCCTCTTGTAGAGTCTGAAGACCTCGAGCCCCATAGCTCAACTGAAGTTAAGAAACTGTTTTCTATTATTAATAGTTTCGCTGAATTGCAGaaccaaataaatttactttCTTATGAGAAGGAAGAACTACAGTCTATGCTTTCACAACAGAGTTTTGAAATTGAGCATCTTaaagaagaaattgagagaCATGTTAGAAATAAGCCAGAATTGGAAGTGATGAAAATGGAGCTGTCTGAGGCTACATTTGGCCTGGAAAAGATTATTGTTGGATTGGGAGGTAAAGAGTTGATTGGAAACCCAATTTCTGTTGGTATGAGAGCACTTTTGCCTGTTTTAGAAAAGCAGGTGAATGCCTTGTTATTAGAGGCTGAAAGTTCAAAATCCAGAGCACAGGAACTTGGTACCAAGTTGCTTGGAAGCCAAAATGCCGTGGATGAATTGTCAACTAAGGTTAAGTTACTTGAAGATTCTCTTCAGGGTAGGACTATTCAGGCAGAAGTTGTCCAGGATCGGAGCATCTTTGAAGCACCTTCTGCATCCACAGGGTCAGAAATATCTGAAATTGAAGATGCG GGATCCCACGTAAAGAAAACAGTATCTCCTGTTCCCTCAGCCGCTCACGTCCGAATTATGCAAAAAGGATCGGCTGACCATCTAGCACTCAATATTGACTCAGAAACTGATCGCTTGATCAACAGTGAGGAAACTGATGAGGACAAAG GGCGAATGTTCAAGCCTCTTAATACAACTGGCCTCATCCCAAAACAAGGAAAGTCTATTGCAGATCGTGTTGATGGAATATG GGTATCTGGTGGCCGAGTTCTAAGCAGCCGTCCCAGAGTAAGGCTTGGCCTAATTGCCTATTGCCTTCTCCTTCATATATGGCTACTTGGGACCATTGTGTAA